One window of the Terriglobales bacterium genome contains the following:
- a CDS encoding neutral/alkaline non-lysosomal ceramidase N-terminal domain-containing protein gives MDRSHQHSKNGVGLIAGTARRNITPPVGAPLLGTIQRCTGIHDELYARALVLGDESQLVAFISLDLIGMDFGLADEIREAIRKSAGISMSLVHCTHNHSAPFTIPWSVLGPRWLAGPGRKWRDSLPQIVAEAVAEAKRTAMPTKLSAGRAPVQIGSNRRLRTSEGVVMKPNPDGSVIPWVDVLRIERIDGTKTVLFSHAAHPVIIHGSSRLISAEFPGFAAGKLESVLGEGSIALFGQGFAGDINGNPLRGGIDAAKSAGEELARATLAALEDCEPITESSFQIRSVRIDIPLQALPSRSECEKSLKEAEEKLAQCNQADLASDERLWDLQDLVGVAKSQEESSEADDVQPMEKQPWWRMDTVLCLQDLLLKVDARAETPLRFEAHVLRIGDDWGLLATTHELFSEYQLRLEENVPTKHKMMLAYTNGCESYIPMDKDLSLGGYEASSFPEDGAALRYRHRRAVRPGCEQKVMEALRAVWK, from the coding sequence GGATTCATGATGAATTGTATGCACGCGCACTTGTACTTGGGGATGAGTCGCAACTCGTCGCGTTCATAAGCTTGGATCTGATCGGAATGGACTTCGGTCTGGCAGATGAGATCCGTGAAGCAATCCGCAAGTCCGCTGGAATTTCGATGAGCCTGGTTCACTGCACCCACAACCATTCGGCGCCGTTCACGATTCCATGGAGCGTTTTAGGGCCACGCTGGCTCGCAGGCCCCGGTCGAAAGTGGCGGGATTCCTTGCCGCAGATAGTTGCGGAAGCAGTTGCAGAAGCGAAACGAACTGCCATGCCGACGAAACTTTCGGCGGGACGCGCACCGGTACAAATCGGTTCCAACAGACGGCTTCGGACCTCTGAAGGCGTAGTGATGAAGCCGAATCCCGACGGCTCGGTGATTCCGTGGGTTGACGTGCTTCGAATCGAACGAATTGATGGAACCAAGACTGTTTTGTTCAGTCACGCTGCTCATCCCGTCATCATTCACGGGTCCAGTCGATTGATCAGCGCAGAATTCCCGGGATTCGCAGCAGGGAAATTAGAAAGTGTTCTGGGCGAGGGAAGTATCGCCCTTTTTGGCCAAGGGTTCGCTGGAGACATCAATGGGAATCCTTTGCGGGGCGGAATTGATGCGGCCAAGAGCGCCGGTGAAGAACTCGCTCGTGCCACACTCGCTGCTCTAGAAGACTGCGAGCCCATTACCGAATCTTCTTTCCAGATCAGGTCTGTGCGGATCGATATTCCGCTTCAAGCGTTGCCATCCCGTAGCGAGTGCGAAAAGTCCCTCAAGGAAGCTGAGGAAAAGCTTGCTCAGTGCAATCAAGCGGATTTAGCGAGCGACGAGCGCCTCTGGGACCTACAGGATTTGGTCGGAGTTGCGAAGAGCCAGGAAGAATCCTCGGAAGCCGACGACGTCCAACCGATGGAGAAGCAACCGTGGTGGCGAATGGATACTGTGCTTTGCCTTCAGGACTTGCTGTTGAAGGTTGATGCACGGGCCGAAACGCCACTTCGCTTTGAGGCGCATGTGCTGCGAATTGGAGATGATTGGGGGTTGCTCGCGACCACTCACGAATTGTTCTCGGAATACCAGTTGCGGCTGGAAGAAAACGTTCCTACGAAACACAAGATGATGCTGGCATACACGAATGGTTGTGAAAGCTATATACCGATGGACAAAGACCTGTCGCTCGGAGGGTACGAAGCTTCCAGTTTCCCAGAAGACGGTGCTGCATTACGTTACCGGCACCGCCGTGCCGTTCGGCCAGGATGTGAGCAGAAGGTGATGGAAGCGCTGCGGGCGGTGTGG